In Marinibacterium anthonyi, the DNA window GCTTGGGGGGTACGATATTTCGGCGGGCATGCTGGAGGAGGCGGAGGCCAAGGGGATCTATGACCTGCTGGAAAAGCAGGATCTTGGCCAGATGGCGCCGGGCGCGCCGGTGCATGACCTGATCGTGGCGGCGGATGTGTTCATCTACATGGGCGCGCTGGAGCAGATCGTGGGGTGGTGTGCCGGGGCGCTGTCGCCGCAGGGGCGGTTCGCCTTTACCGTCGAATGCGGCGCGCGGGCGGTGGAACTGCGCGAGACGCGACGGTTTGCGCATTCGCAGGATTATGTGCGCGAGGTGCTGCGGCAGGCCGGGTTCCGGGATGTCCGGCTGCGGGCCTGCGTGCTGCGCCAGGACCGGGGGCAGGATATCCACGGGGTCTGCGTGGTGGCGTCGCGGCAGGGGGCCACGACGGCGCGGGACCGGGACGGAGAGGAACAGGTTCCGGCCTGACCCGGCGGGCGCCGTTCCGGGCCCTGATCTTCAGAAGATGTGGTCGAGGGCCAGGATGACGAGCGCGCCCAGCACGGCGCCGCCGGTGGCCGCCGTCGCGATCCAGAGGCCGGTGCGGGGCGGGGGGGGCGTGCGCCGGGACTGGGCGATGAGGGCCGCTTCGACCAGGCGGGGCAGGCGGGGGCCGAAGCGCATCAGGACCTTGGCGGTCTGGGCCAGGTCGCCCAACGCCGCGCGGGGGCCGACGTGCTGGCGGATGTAGTCTGTGACCACCGGGCCGGTGACGTCCCAGATGTTGATATGGGGGTTCAGCGACCGGGACACGCCTTCGACCACGACCATGGTGCGCTGCAGCAGGATCAGTTCGGTGCGGGTTTCCATGCCGAAGCGTTCGGTGACCTCGAAGAGATAGGCCAGCACGCGCGCCATCGAGATGCGGGTGGCGTCCATGCCGAAGATCGGTTCGCCCACCGCGCGCAGGGCGCGGGCGAATTCGTCGACGTCCTGGTTGGCGGGGACGTAGCCTGCTTCGAAATGGACCTCGGCGACTCGCTTGTAGTCCTTGCGGACGAAGCCGTAGAGGATTTCGGCGTAGACGCGGCGGGTGTATTCGTCGATATGGCCCATGATCCCGAAATCATAGGCGATGATGTCCCCGTTGGGCGCGACCTTGAGGTTGCCCTGGTGCATGTCGGCGTGGAAATAGCCGTCGCGCAGCGCGTGCTGGAGGAAGAGCTTCAGCACGTTGTGCGACAGGCGGACGCGGTCGTGGCCGGCGGCGTCGATGGCGTCGTTGTCGCCCAGGGCCACGCCGTCGGCCCAGCCCAGCGTCATCACGCGGCGGCCCGACAGGTTCCAGACGATCGGGGGGACGGTGAAGCCTTCGTCGTCCTTGGTGTTGGCGGCGAATTCGGAGGCGGCGGCGGATTCAAGGCGCAGGTCGAGTTCGCCCCGCACCACGCCGTCGAAATGTTCGATCACGTCCATGGGCCGCAGGCGGCGGGCGCCGGGGGCGAAGAGGTCGACGATGCGGGCGGCAAGGTAGAAGGCGTCGACATCCTTGCGGAAGGCGCGTTCGATGCCGGGGCGCAGGACCTTGACGGCGACGTCCTGGCCGGTGTCGGCAAGGCGGGCGCGGTGGACCTGCGCGATGGAGGCGGCGGCGATGGGGTCGGAAAATTCCGAGAACGCCTCGTCCGGGTCGACGCCCAGTTCGCGGGCGACTTCGGCGCGGGCGACGTCGACCGGGAAGGGGGGCAGCTGATCCTGCAGGACGCGCAGCTGTTTCGCCAGGTCTTCGCCGACCACGTCGGGGCGGGTCGACAGGATCTGGCCGAACTTGATGTAGGCGGGCCCCAGGGCGGTCAGCGCGCGGGTGGCGGGCGGCATCGTGGGATCGCCGGGGTAGCCCAGCCACACGAAGGGCTTGGCCAGGATGCGGGCGAGGATGCGCAGGGCTTTCGGGGCCTCGAACGCGTCGAGGACGACGTTCATGGCGCCGGTGCGTTCCAGCGTGGCGCCGGTGCGGATCAGCCGCCAGATGTTGTGAGGTCCGCGCAAGGGCTCAGATCTTCCAGCCGGAATGCAGGGCGGCGATGCCCATGGACAGGTTGCGGTACTTGGCCTGTTCGAACCCGGCGGTGCGGATCATCGACAGGAACGTCTCCTGATCCGGAAAGCGGCGGATCGATTCGACGAGGTACTGATAGCTGTCGCGGTCGTCGGCGATGATCTTGCCCATCCGGGGAATGATGTTGAACGAATACAGATCGTAGGCCCATTGCAGCAGGTCGTTGGGGATCTGGGAAAATTCCAGCACCATCAGACGGCCGCCGGGCTTCAGGACGCGGAAGGCTTCGTTCAGCGCGTCCTGCGGGCGGGTCACGTTCCTTATGCCGAAGCTGATCGTGTAGACGTCGAACGTGTTGTCGGCGAAGGGCAGCGCCATGGCGTCGCCCACGATCCAGTCCAGGCTGGCGGCCATGTCCTCGGCCTCGGCCCGCTTCTGGCCTTCGATCAGCATCGGTTCGGTCAGGTCCAGAACGGTGGCATGGCCATGGCCGGCGCGCTTGAGGAACTTGAACGACACGTCGCCGGTGCCGCCCGCCACATCCAGCAGCTTCTGCCCGGGGCGGGGCGCCAGCCAATCCATCATCGCATCCTTCCAGATGCGGTGGAT includes these proteins:
- the ubiB gene encoding putative ubiquinone biosynthesis protein UbiB, which produces MRGPHNIWRLIRTGATLERTGAMNVVLDAFEAPKALRILARILAKPFVWLGYPGDPTMPPATRALTALGPAYIKFGQILSTRPDVVGEDLAKQLRVLQDQLPPFPVDVARAEVARELGVDPDEAFSEFSDPIAAASIAQVHRARLADTGQDVAVKVLRPGIERAFRKDVDAFYLAARIVDLFAPGARRLRPMDVIEHFDGVVRGELDLRLESAAASEFAANTKDDEGFTVPPIVWNLSGRRVMTLGWADGVALGDNDAIDAAGHDRVRLSHNVLKLFLQHALRDGYFHADMHQGNLKVAPNGDIIAYDFGIMGHIDEYTRRVYAEILYGFVRKDYKRVAEVHFEAGYVPANQDVDEFARALRAVGEPIFGMDATRISMARVLAYLFEVTERFGMETRTELILLQRTMVVVEGVSRSLNPHINIWDVTGPVVTDYIRQHVGPRAALGDLAQTAKVLMRFGPRLPRLVEAALIAQSRRTPPPPRTGLWIATAATGGAVLGALVILALDHIF
- the ubiE_2 gene encoding Ubiquinone/menaquinone biosynthesis methyltransferase ubiE, whose amino-acid sequence is MTQSDDKTTHFGFDTVPESEKAGRVRGVFNSVASKYDVMNDVMSMGIHRIWKDAMMDWLAPRPGQKLLDVAGGTGDVSFKFLKRAGHGHATVLDLTEPMLIEGQKRAEAEDMAASLDWIVGDAMALPFADNTFDVYTISFGIRNVTRPQDALNEAFRVLKPGGRLMVLEFSQIPNDLLQWAYDLYSFNIIPRMGKIIADDRDSYQYLVESIRRFPDQETFLSMIRTAGFEQAKYRNLSMGIAALHSGWKI